A stretch of Bombina bombina isolate aBomBom1 chromosome 2, aBomBom1.pri, whole genome shotgun sequence DNA encodes these proteins:
- the FGG gene encoding fibrinogen gamma chain, with protein MLPLTKRSLLLFQSILLFSSTYVISQPQILKADKNSCCILDERFGEYCPTTCGVSEFLNKYQSDVDTDLQYLESLLNQISNHTSETNILVQDIKVIGKAPPVGQQNIDPLTQKSRGMLEEITRYEKTVVYFDEQIQYLQEVLNSNKNKISLLKQKTTQLENQCQQPCRDTVQIQEATGKDCQEIANKGARTSGLYYVKPLKSKQQFLVYCEILPSGSAWTHLQRRHDGSVDFNKNWVQYKEGFGYLSPDDTTEYWLGNEKIHLLSTQSTIPYVLRIEIEDWNNQKSTADYSTFRLNPEKDNYRLTYAYFMGGEAGDAFDGFDFGDDPSDKFYTSHNGMQFSTYDKDNDKYDGNCAEQDGSGWWMNRCHAGHLNGKYYPGGAYSKKGEEFEYDDGIIWATWRNRWYSLKKTTMKIIPLNRYGTDEQQYTGSKKTGFDARGDI; from the exons ATTTCGCAGCCACAAATTCTAAAAGCAGACAAAAATAGCTGCTGCATCTTAGATGAGCGATTT GGAGAATATTGCCCAACGACATGTGGGGTCTCAGAGTTTTTAAACAAATATCAATCTGATGTAGATACAGATTTACAGTATCTTGAAAGTCTTCTGAATCAAATTTCTAATCACACAAGCGAAACAAACATTTTGGTGCAAGACATCAAAGTAATTGGGAAGGCTCCTCCTGTAGGACAACAAA ATATAGACCCTTTAACACAAAAGTCAAGAGGTATGTTGGAGGAAATTACAAGATATGAAAAAACAGTTGTCTACTTTGATGAACAAATACA ATATCTACAAGAAGTCTTGaattcaaacaaaaataaaatttctttGCTGAAACAGAAGACCACACAGTTAGAAAATCAATGCCAGCAGCCATGTAGAGATACTGTTCAGATACAGGAAGCAACTGGAAAAG ATTGCCAAGAAATTGCTAATAAAGGTGCAAGAACCAGTGGTTTATACTATGTGAAGCCTCTGAAATCAAAGCAACAGTTCCTTGTATATTGTGAAATTTTGCCATCTGGCAGCGCATGGACTCATCTTCAAAGA AGACACGATGGCAGTGTGGACTTTAATAAGAACTGGGTCCAATACAAAGAAGGTTTTGGATACTTGTCACCAGATGACACTACAGAATACTGGCTTGGTAATGAAAAGATACATCTGCTGAGCACACAATCCACCATCCCTTATGTCTTAAGAATAGAGATTGAAGACTGGAACAATCAAAAGag CACCGCTGACTACTCAACATTCAGACTGAATCCAGAAAAGGACAATTACCGACTAACCTATGCTTACTTCATGGGAGGGGAAGCTGGAGATGCCTTTGATGGTTTTGACTTTGGAGATGATCCAAGTGACAAATTTTACACATCTCACAATGGCATGCAGTTCAGTACCTATGACAAAGACAATGACAAGTATGATGGAAACTGTGCTGAACAAGATGGGTCTGGTTGGTGGATGAATAGATGCCATGCTGGGCATCTCAATGGCAAATATTATCCAG GTGGTGCTTATTCTAAAAAGGGAGAAGAGTTTGAGTATGATGACGGTATAATTTGGGCTACATGGAGAAATAGATGGTACTCATTGAAGAAAACAACAATGAAAATTATTCCTCTTAACAGATATGGAACAGATGAACAGCAATACACGGGGTCCAAAAAGACAGGATTTGATGCCCGAGGAGATATATAA